A region of Acidimicrobiia bacterium DNA encodes the following proteins:
- a CDS encoding DUF3566 domain-containing protein: protein MTSVRRVRRIIRKFDPWTVLKVSAVLYAVLGLALVLGLVIVWSVVNAVEIPQKIESFFTELALFDSTNIIPDSEQLLRTAVFLSIAWTVFMTGMTTLAAVMYNLVSDVVGGIEVVVLEETMNVPVAPQRPPAGWQTNPTPPPNKETSGVDEPTQEVATTRR, encoded by the coding sequence ATGACGTCGGTACGACGGGTACGCAGAATCATCAGAAAGTTCGACCCCTGGACCGTTCTCAAGGTCTCCGCGGTGTTGTATGCCGTCCTGGGTCTGGCGCTCGTGCTCGGTCTAGTCATCGTGTGGTCCGTCGTCAACGCCGTTGAGATCCCTCAGAAGATCGAAAGCTTCTTCACCGAACTGGCCCTGTTCGACTCAACGAACATAATCCCGGATAGTGAGCAACTACTCCGGACCGCAGTGTTTCTGTCGATCGCGTGGACCGTGTTCATGACCGGCATGACCACGCTGGCGGCCGTCATGTACAACCTCGTCAGTGATGTGGTGGGAGGCATCGAGGTGGTCGTGCTCGAAGAGACAATGAACGTCCCAGTTGCCCCACAACGACCCCCGGCCGGTTGGCAAACGAACCCGACGCCACCACCGAACAAGGAGACGTCAGGGGTCGACGAACCGACGCAGGAAGTAGCGACTACGCGGCGCTGA